One segment of Brassica napus cultivar Da-Ae chromosome C3, Da-Ae, whole genome shotgun sequence DNA contains the following:
- the LOC106355743 gene encoding uncharacterized protein LOC106355743 codes for MVPAIQMTISPNTDKGCSRSTPEGVARESREATMCNGFGSTLIGPTLQWYINLPSRSISSFAILSDKFLEQFASSRNLEKTSDGMYDILQHRAEPLRGYIARFNQEKVAIPECNVPTAIYAFKRGLFPDGDLYKELTKYQCKTMEDVLSQAWAHVKWDEDVAIRAKAQQKQDPKMVRPDRNEQDERPSPRPIKDSRNRNRGRYQNRPIEKAEGMAVSTWPDISHLSISQPKLVNVLRQMGQQVKWRQKMKTPDSFQNPGLCCDFHHDHGHKTEDCVTLMI; via the coding sequence ATGGTACCAGCGATCCAGATGACCATATCGCCCAATACAGACAAAGGATGCTCGCGTAGCACTCCCGAAGGAGTCGCGCGAGAGTCGCGCGAAGCTACTATGTGCAACGGATTCGGCTCAACCCTGATTGGACCCACCTTGCAATGGTACATCAACCTACCTTCCAGGTCCATATCCTCCTTTGCGATCCTTAGCGACAAATTCCTGGAGCAGTTCGCTAGCAGTAGAAACCTGGAGAAAACTTCAGATGGCATGTATGACATCCTCCAGCATCGGGCTGAACCCTTGCGAGGCTATATAGCCCGCTTCAATCAAGAGAAGGTGGCCATTCCTGAATGTAATGTCCCTACTGCAATCTATGCCTTCAAGAGAGGCTTGTTCCCTGATGGGGACCTCTACAAGGAGCTAACCAAATACCAGTGCAAGACCATGGAAGATGTGCTATCCCAAGCCTGGGCACATGTAAAATGGGATGAAGACGTCGCAATTCGTGCTAAGGCACAGCAAAAGCAAGACCCCAAGATGGTCAGGCCGGACCGAAACGAGCAAGACGAGAGACCCTCTCCAAGACCAATAAAGGATTCCAGAAACAGAAACCGGGGCAGATACCAGAACCGACCGATCGAGAAGGCAGAAGGGATGGCAGTGTCCACGTGGCCGGACATCTCTCACCTCTCTATCTCACAGCCGAAACTGGTCAATGTTCTGAGgcagatgggccaacaggtcAAGTGGCGTCAGAAGATGAAAACACCCGATTCTTTTCAGAATCCTGGTCTTTGTTGCGATTTCCACCACGACCACGGTCACAAAACGGAGGATTGCGTCACACTAATGATCTAG